One region of Sulfurisphaera ohwakuensis genomic DNA includes:
- a CDS encoding glycoside hydrolase family 57 protein: protein MRRLIIGFEVHQPFRIRRNYFWDPVIRGGPLIKYFDDNLNREIFERVKNKCYIPATRILLEEIENGESEGYDFKFFFSLSGTFIEQAEKWGKDVLELFQQLSYTHKVEFLSQTYYHSITSLWEDLTEWKEQVEMHKNLIRDYFGQEPVTFENTELLLTPRIVKEIEKLGFKAVITEGKESLLKGKSPNRVYRIRDTKLSLLLRNYRLSDDIAFRFSNPKWDQYPLTASKFADWVSWSEGEIGLIFVDYETFGEHHWPESGILDFLRWLPRELHRRGVEFKLPREVYKEYYDEIVIDSTVSWADINKDESSWLGNIMQWAYDEMVRRTEMLAKEAGGEYLKAWRYFTTSDHYYYMFLGSGGPAEVHSYFSSFNSPIDAFINEFYAITMFQDELLKLLNINNEPFIFYKNGKRSSEAWNENQFKEIINRAHEFKGYEKYLKEWLK from the coding sequence ATGAGAAGACTGATTATAGGATTTGAAGTTCATCAACCATTTAGGATACGAAGAAACTACTTTTGGGATCCGGTTATTAGAGGAGGTCCGTTAATAAAGTATTTTGATGATAACTTAAATAGGGAGATTTTTGAGAGGGTTAAAAACAAATGCTATATTCCAGCAACTAGAATTCTTCTTGAAGAGATTGAAAATGGGGAAAGTGAAGGTTACGATTTCAAATTCTTTTTTTCCTTATCTGGAACTTTCATAGAACAAGCTGAGAAGTGGGGTAAAGACGTCTTAGAGTTATTTCAGCAATTATCTTACACACATAAAGTTGAATTTTTATCCCAAACATATTATCACTCTATCACATCTCTTTGGGAAGATCTAACTGAATGGAAAGAACAAGTTGAAATGCATAAAAATTTAATTAGGGATTATTTTGGGCAAGAGCCTGTTACCTTTGAAAACACAGAATTACTTCTAACTCCTAGGATAGTGAAGGAAATTGAAAAGTTAGGATTTAAAGCTGTAATAACTGAAGGTAAAGAGAGTCTATTAAAGGGAAAGAGTCCAAATAGAGTATATAGAATAAGAGACACAAAACTTTCTTTACTTTTAAGGAATTATAGATTAAGCGATGATATAGCCTTTAGATTTTCTAATCCAAAATGGGACCAATACCCCTTAACTGCTTCAAAATTCGCTGACTGGGTATCATGGTCTGAAGGAGAAATAGGATTAATCTTCGTTGATTACGAAACCTTTGGTGAACATCATTGGCCAGAAAGTGGTATCCTTGACTTCTTAAGATGGTTACCGAGAGAACTTCATAGGAGAGGTGTAGAATTTAAATTACCAAGAGAAGTTTATAAGGAATATTATGATGAGATAGTGATTGATTCCACAGTTTCTTGGGCAGACATTAATAAAGATGAAAGTAGTTGGTTAGGAAATATAATGCAATGGGCTTATGATGAAATGGTAAGAAGAACTGAAATGTTAGCAAAAGAAGCTGGCGGGGAGTATCTCAAAGCATGGAGGTATTTTACAACTAGTGATCATTATTATTACATGTTTTTAGGAAGTGGTGGTCCAGCTGAAGTTCATTCTTATTTTAGTTCTTTTAATTCTCCAATAGATGCATTCATTAACGAATTTTACGCAATTACAATGTTTCAAGATGAGCTTCTTAAACTTTTAAACATTAACAATGAACCGTTCATATTTTATAAAAATGGTAAAAGAAGTAGTGAAGCATGGAATGAAAATCAGTTTAAGGAAATTATAAATAGGGCTCATGAGTTTAAAGGTTATGAAAAATATTTAAAAGAGTGGCTGAAATGA
- a CDS encoding glycoside hydrolase family 15 protein has translation MRYLNIGNGRILVNIDEFGRLTDLYFPYVGMENQSAGKPIRYYFFDGKNIYEDTKWKVTVNYMQDVNIAEIRADINETISLVFYDFTDLHDPLYYRIIKILNKGNEEIKGKLIFLIDLDLYSSSFGDTAFFDPQTSSIIHYKSKRYVGAKLFGIMKELSEYTIGKDEVYYDVQDGRLSMKPIDNGNVQFAMAVDLDLLPKGTDKAYFVLAFERKLSDLRKLLSRISPTSVETTFTSNYMFWQNWIRRAKKIDDKKVEKLYKISLLVIKNHMDFNGSIIASSDYSFVGLYGDSYNYCWPRDSAISAHALDISGYGDIAMKHYQFISEVVTEEGFLYHKYNPDKTLASSWHPWIFRGKQIYPIQEDETALQVWAIANHYQIYKDIDELIDIFRNFLRPAIRFLMRYVEDGLPKPSFDLWEERYGIHIYTVSTVYGALVSASELVRDIGDEVLASDMLDVAEYMKEEALRRMVHNGRFIRRIDENGNKDLVIDASMYSPYFFGMVDVRDPIMINTIRAIENSIKVSGGIARYENDMYKRVKSQPNPWIITTLWLAEYYLDLGQREKALEYINWVMSRALPSGLLPEQVDPENFTSTSVVPLVWSHAEFIIAVDKLISRQVEMNT, from the coding sequence ATGAGATATCTCAATATAGGAAATGGCAGAATATTAGTCAATATTGATGAATTTGGCAGATTAACAGATCTTTATTTTCCATATGTTGGAATGGAAAATCAAAGTGCCGGTAAACCGATTAGATATTATTTCTTTGATGGAAAAAACATATATGAGGATACTAAGTGGAAAGTTACCGTAAACTATATGCAAGACGTAAATATAGCCGAGATAAGAGCTGATATAAATGAGACTATTTCTTTAGTGTTTTATGATTTTACAGATCTTCATGATCCGCTTTATTACAGAATCATTAAGATTTTGAATAAAGGGAATGAAGAAATAAAGGGGAAACTCATATTTCTTATAGATCTAGATTTATATTCAAGTTCGTTTGGTGATACTGCATTTTTTGATCCTCAAACTTCTTCAATAATACACTATAAATCTAAAAGATATGTAGGTGCGAAGCTTTTTGGAATAATGAAGGAACTAAGTGAGTACACGATAGGAAAAGACGAGGTTTATTATGATGTACAGGATGGAAGACTTAGTATGAAACCAATTGATAATGGAAATGTACAATTCGCAATGGCTGTAGATTTAGATTTGCTTCCAAAAGGTACAGATAAAGCTTACTTCGTCTTAGCCTTTGAAAGGAAATTATCTGATTTGAGAAAACTTCTTTCAAGGATTTCTCCTACATCGGTTGAGACAACTTTTACAAGCAATTATATGTTTTGGCAAAATTGGATAAGGAGGGCTAAGAAGATTGATGATAAGAAAGTAGAAAAATTGTATAAGATAAGTTTACTCGTTATAAAAAATCATATGGATTTCAATGGTTCGATTATAGCTTCTTCTGACTATAGTTTTGTTGGACTATATGGCGACTCATATAATTATTGTTGGCCTAGAGATAGTGCAATTTCAGCTCACGCATTAGATATTTCAGGTTACGGTGATATTGCAATGAAGCATTATCAATTTATTTCAGAAGTCGTCACAGAAGAGGGTTTTTTGTATCATAAATACAATCCAGATAAGACGTTAGCTAGCTCATGGCATCCATGGATTTTTAGAGGTAAGCAAATTTATCCAATTCAAGAAGATGAAACAGCATTACAAGTATGGGCTATTGCCAATCACTATCAAATATACAAAGACATTGATGAACTTATAGATATTTTTAGAAATTTTTTAAGACCAGCGATAAGGTTCCTCATGAGATATGTAGAAGATGGCTTACCCAAACCGAGTTTTGATTTATGGGAAGAAAGATATGGAATTCACATTTATACAGTATCAACTGTTTATGGAGCTCTAGTCTCGGCTTCTGAATTAGTAAGGGATATTGGAGATGAAGTGTTAGCATCTGACATGTTAGATGTTGCTGAATATATGAAGGAAGAAGCGTTAAGAAGAATGGTGCATAATGGTAGATTTATAAGAAGAATTGATGAGAACGGAAACAAAGATCTTGTTATAGATGCTAGTATGTATTCTCCTTACTTTTTCGGAATGGTTGACGTAAGGGATCCTATTATGATTAACACAATAAGAGCTATTGAAAATTCAATAAAGGTAAGTGGCGGTATCGCAAGGTACGAGAATGATATGTACAAAAGAGTAAAGAGTCAGCCTAATCCCTGGATAATTACTACATTATGGTTAGCTGAGTATTATTTAGACCTAGGACAAAGAGAAAAAGCATTAGAGTACATTAATTGGGTTATGAGCAGAGCTTTACCTAGTGGATTATTACCAGAACAAGTTGATCCAGAAAATTTTACATCTACTTCTGTCGTTCCTCTAGTGTGGTCGCATGCAGAATTTATAATTGCAGTAGATAAGTTAATATCCAGACAAGTAGAAATGAATACCTAA
- a CDS encoding glycosyltransferase has product MKRIEAIWFPEEIKSIWMITVELSNVASVGGLGNAVYNMAKGLAEQGINVTVIMPSHGRHLNDQYRSALKLRELSLTAYGDRIGMDGKRYPYALGFEEGRLDGFNVILVKGLDYNTGVLIDSWNVYDNIMEKSALLARGVEAYSVFSIPGNIPSVIHAHDWHAVLAGVMAKQTFETRKIVVPLVFTIHLLNKVGAPWHYASEDWAGLSNCPHYIWQVVSHKLYTTRQVWDELSQGLIEKFGAWEADVVTTVSKSYLTYDVYNFIGNWIENKSCVTYNGTDWSINEVKNYARKIFSTEDRVEVRRRLYNMLENLRLIPEDYTTGNILWNNRFRIGIKDDWTYTRLDDGPLVLFAGRLVYQKGVDLLIRAFREVVNKIPNARLVILGLPSGDYGLLYDLINKASEIGGNVRIIASYSMPRDIYKLFYYAASVFVVPSRWEPFGIVALEAMAVGTPVVAYAVGGLRESIIDLRSDINNGTGFIIEPENIWELYRGILTSLALSMSSETKNKNYLYMDDLILKTDDIDLWNKARQNGIRRVEENFRWSATAKYLINCYSKAQTMAKYRASASF; this is encoded by the coding sequence ATGAAAAGAATAGAAGCAATTTGGTTTCCAGAAGAAATAAAGAGTATTTGGATGATAACAGTAGAATTATCAAATGTTGCTAGTGTTGGTGGATTGGGGAATGCCGTTTACAATATGGCTAAAGGATTGGCTGAACAAGGAATAAACGTAACCGTAATAATGCCTAGTCATGGTCGACACTTAAATGACCAATATAGGTCAGCGTTAAAGCTAAGAGAACTTTCTTTAACAGCATATGGAGATAGAATTGGAATGGACGGAAAGAGATATCCTTACGCTTTAGGTTTTGAAGAAGGGAGATTAGACGGATTTAATGTGATTTTAGTTAAAGGACTTGATTATAATACTGGAGTGTTAATTGACAGTTGGAACGTTTATGATAATATAATGGAAAAATCAGCATTATTAGCTAGGGGAGTTGAAGCATATTCTGTCTTTTCTATTCCGGGTAATATACCTTCGGTAATTCATGCTCATGATTGGCATGCTGTACTAGCTGGAGTAATGGCAAAACAAACTTTTGAGACTAGGAAAATTGTAGTTCCATTAGTGTTTACTATACATTTACTTAACAAAGTTGGAGCTCCTTGGCATTACGCTTCAGAAGATTGGGCTGGATTAAGCAATTGCCCCCATTATATCTGGCAAGTTGTTTCCCATAAATTATATACCACAAGACAGGTATGGGATGAGTTGTCACAAGGATTGATAGAGAAATTTGGAGCATGGGAAGCTGATGTAGTAACTACAGTAAGTAAAAGTTATCTTACATACGACGTTTATAATTTTATAGGAAACTGGATAGAGAATAAAAGTTGTGTAACTTATAACGGAACTGATTGGAGTATTAATGAAGTTAAAAATTACGCAAGAAAGATTTTCAGTACAGAGGACAGAGTTGAAGTAAGGAGAAGATTATATAATATGCTAGAGAATTTAAGATTAATTCCAGAGGATTATACTACTGGAAACATTTTATGGAATAATAGGTTTAGGATTGGAATAAAGGATGATTGGACATACACAAGATTAGATGATGGTCCTCTTGTCTTATTTGCTGGAAGACTTGTGTATCAGAAAGGAGTTGACTTACTTATAAGAGCTTTTAGAGAGGTAGTTAATAAAATACCAAATGCTAGATTAGTAATTTTAGGTCTACCTTCAGGTGATTATGGCTTACTCTATGATTTGATAAATAAGGCTTCCGAAATTGGTGGTAACGTTAGGATCATCGCGTCTTATTCCATGCCCAGGGATATCTACAAATTATTTTACTATGCGGCATCAGTATTTGTAGTCCCCTCAAGATGGGAACCTTTTGGAATAGTAGCTCTTGAAGCTATGGCTGTTGGCACTCCAGTTGTTGCCTATGCCGTTGGCGGCCTTAGAGAGTCTATTATAGATTTAAGGAGCGATATAAATAATGGAACAGGATTTATTATAGAACCAGAAAACATCTGGGAATTGTATAGGGGTATACTTACATCATTAGCTCTATCTATGAGTAGTGAGACTAAAAATAAGAATTATTTATATATGGATGACCTTATTTTAAAGACAGACGATATAGACTTATGGAATAAAGCTAGACAAAACGGAATTAGAAGGGTTGAGGAGAATTTTAGATGGAGTGCTACTGCAAAATATTTAATAAATTGTTATAGTAAAGCACAGACTATGGCTAAATATAGGGCTTCAGCATCGTTCTAA
- a CDS encoding DUF4954 family protein, which translates to MAWKLEDIKVIIPIGGEATRLRPLTVETSKAAVRLLNRPLIEYTILELARQGIKEFIFGVKGYVNYRSLFDLYKEGIGFSARYHIKPRVHFKYIPRAETVGNAHAVKIAVEYYDVKEPFLVVQGDNLFRLDVKKVLEYHEEKKAFMTIVLKKVENVEEFGVAELDNDMKIKRFVEKPKRKEEAPSDLANTGIYVISPEIRDVFKSEEVEEMLKLGKMDFGKDIIPYLIKKGYPVYGYITENLWFDVGTPDRYLEAMLTLLKTLSDEDMQGLRIDANRRIFVQGTSPDSRKRRIIIKRMYRKGDLKLEGDILIGRHCQIGSGTYIEESAIDNFTIIGKGVKIVRSSIMDRVYIGDNAIIENSIIGRHVEIRSTSSKPTKIINSVIADDAVIGEGSEITNSKIYPHKLINSESKIYDTILT; encoded by the coding sequence ATGGCATGGAAACTAGAAGATATAAAAGTTATAATCCCTATAGGCGGTGAAGCAACAAGATTGAGACCATTAACTGTAGAAACATCAAAAGCTGCGGTAAGGCTTTTGAATAGACCGTTAATAGAATACACTATTTTAGAATTAGCAAGACAAGGGATAAAGGAGTTTATTTTTGGAGTAAAAGGATATGTTAATTATAGGTCTTTATTTGATCTATATAAAGAAGGTATAGGATTTTCAGCAAGGTATCATATAAAGCCGAGAGTTCACTTCAAATATATTCCAAGAGCTGAGACTGTTGGAAATGCGCATGCTGTTAAAATTGCTGTAGAATATTATGATGTAAAGGAACCGTTTCTTGTAGTTCAAGGGGATAATCTCTTTAGACTTGATGTTAAGAAAGTTCTTGAGTATCATGAGGAAAAGAAGGCTTTTATGACTATAGTTTTAAAGAAAGTTGAGAATGTCGAAGAGTTTGGTGTAGCAGAGTTAGATAATGATATGAAAATAAAGAGGTTTGTTGAGAAACCAAAAAGAAAAGAAGAAGCACCTTCAGATTTGGCAAATACGGGAATTTACGTAATTAGCCCAGAGATACGTGATGTATTTAAGAGTGAAGAAGTAGAGGAAATGTTAAAATTAGGTAAGATGGATTTCGGCAAGGATATAATACCCTACCTTATTAAGAAGGGGTATCCAGTTTATGGATACATCACAGAGAATTTATGGTTTGATGTTGGTACACCAGATAGATATTTGGAAGCAATGCTAACATTACTAAAGACTCTCTCTGACGAGGATATGCAAGGGCTGAGGATTGATGCTAATAGAAGGATTTTCGTTCAAGGAACCAGTCCGGACTCAAGAAAGAGAAGGATAATCATAAAGAGAATGTACAGAAAAGGGGATTTAAAACTAGAGGGCGATATACTTATTGGAAGGCATTGTCAAATTGGTAGTGGGACTTATATTGAGGAATCTGCAATAGATAACTTTACAATAATAGGGAAAGGTGTTAAAATTGTGAGAAGTTCTATAATGGATAGAGTATATATAGGAGATAATGCGATAATTGAAAATTCTATAATTGGTAGACATGTTGAGATAAGATCCACTTCTTCAAAACCTACTAAGATAATTAATAGTGTCATTGCTGATGATGCTGTAATAGGAGAGGGCAGTGAAATTACTAATTCAAAAATCTATCCTCATAAACTTATAAATTCTGAGAGTAAGATATACGATACGATATTAACATGA
- a CDS encoding sulfite oxidase-like oxidoreductase — MQRQSPPNQHYVKKFIYYAALGVPHVDIQKYRLKISGLVENPIEFTYEQLLNMIDTKYTKDFHCVTGWSVADVEWEGIKLKRLAEMAKVKNEAKWVIFYSLDGYTATIPIEDALHEDTIIALKMNGKPLDIKAGFPARPFIPHLYGWKSAKWLTEIEFVKDYVDGFWEERGYHERGNVWEEERFKGEGYSHKGWKRNPIF, encoded by the coding sequence ATGCAAAGACAGTCCCCTCCAAATCAACATTATGTGAAAAAGTTTATTTATTACGCAGCCCTGGGAGTTCCTCATGTTGATATTCAGAAATATAGGCTTAAAATCTCTGGGCTAGTTGAGAATCCGATAGAATTTACATATGAGCAGCTACTTAACATGATTGACACTAAGTATACTAAAGATTTCCACTGTGTAACTGGTTGGAGTGTTGCTGATGTTGAATGGGAAGGAATTAAACTAAAGAGATTAGCTGAAATGGCCAAAGTTAAAAATGAGGCAAAATGGGTAATTTTCTATTCATTAGATGGATATACTGCTACAATTCCTATTGAAGATGCATTACATGAAGATACTATAATAGCTTTAAAAATGAATGGAAAACCATTAGATATTAAAGCCGGATTTCCGGCAAGACCATTTATTCCTCATTTATATGGTTGGAAAAGTGCTAAATGGTTAACTGAAATAGAATTTGTAAAAGATTATGTGGATGGATTTTGGGAAGAAAGAGGTTATCATGAGAGAGGAAACGTTTGGGAAGAAGAGAGATTTAAAGGAGAAGGATATTCTCATAAAGGATGGAAAAGAAATCCTATCTTTTAA